From Apium graveolens cultivar Ventura chromosome 9, ASM990537v1, whole genome shotgun sequence, the proteins below share one genomic window:
- the LOC141682493 gene encoding G2/mitotic-specific cyclin-1-like yields the protein MASQQKKAEEYKDFPIIDVDDYKPKESFPEPMLEEVFMDDEVEMEEADEDLILDIDSVDKKDPLAVVEYIDDLYAHYKKAEV from the exons ATGGCCAGCCAACAGAAAAAAGCTGAG GAATATAAGGACTTTCCCATTATCGATGTCGATGATTACAAGCCGAAAGAGAGCTTCCCCGAGCCGATGCTTGAGGAAGTCTTTATG GATGATGAAGTAGAAATGGAAGAGGCGGATGAGGATTTAATTTTGGACATTGATAGTGTTGATAAGAAGGACCCACTTGCCGTTGTCGAATACATCGATGACCTTTATGCCCACTACAAGAAAGCTGAGGTATGA